A part of Uloborus diversus isolate 005 chromosome 6, Udiv.v.3.1, whole genome shotgun sequence genomic DNA contains:
- the LOC129225247 gene encoding ras-like GTP-binding protein rhoA translates to MMTTIRKKLVVVGDGACGKTCLLIVFTKDHFPETYIPTVFENYVANMEIDGRLVELALWDTAGQEDYDRLRPLSYPGTDVVLICFGIDDPDSLANVPEKWVPEVRHFCPNVPIILVGNKKDLRCDDVTRSELADRNRKPVSVEQAYFVAQAIDAYAYIECSAKYKDGVTQVFGVALKAALEKRKKNTCVLL, encoded by the coding sequence ATGATGACAACTATTCGCAAGAAGCTAGTCGTTGTTGGTGATGGTGCATGTGGTAAAACGTGTTTGTTGATTGTCTTTACCAAGGACCACTTTCCAGAAACTTATATACCGACTGTATTTGAAAACTATGTAGCAAATATGGAAATTGACGGAAGACTCGTGGAACTGGCTTTGTGGGATACAGCAGGCCAAGAAGATTATGACAGACTTCGCCCTTTATCCTACCCGGGCACCGATGTCGTACTCATCTGTTTTGGAATAGATGATCCAGACAGTTTGGCAAATGTACCAGAGAAGTGGGTCCCTGAAGTTCGCCATTTTTGTCCGAATGTACCGATCATTTTAGTAGGGAACAAGAAGGACTTGAGATGCGATGATGTCACCCGTTCTGAACTTGCCGATAGGAATCGAAAACCTGTCTCAGTAGAACAAGCGTATTTTGTTGCTCAAGCAATCGATGCCTATGCATACATTGAGTGCTCTGCTAAATATAAAGATGGTGTGACCCAAGTGTTCGGAGTAGCCCTTAAAGCAGCTTTGGAGAAACGAAAGAAAAATACTTGTGTTCTATTGTAA